In Myxococcus stipitatus, the following are encoded in one genomic region:
- a CDS encoding peptidylprolyl isomerase produces MHSQDDSTVRGPMFSMGELQGLGILARSPGALAFRSSAAVRLPAVSDAPSLEGLQVTMPVPAPITVEAVLERHEALSRAVASRRDRAPGEEVASGDDVLLDVIGFANGRLIPFSARSDWWTEAVPDPLFPGFFESLPGSKVGETLSVELMLPMDYPVESLRGMAALFAVELKAAREVRPLDEQSPDYFTALGRGATLDEVMEHLAGELAAERDAQDVRKCQDAVLREVARRTRTEVPRSLVEEELRRRWSEAEYPVLVRLGVPPEQIPEAFEGWLNDAATRDEAEYRLRLGLSLRAIATHERLKPVREEAKVLFERLADSTGMSHEELGQLLQSNKDVRQRFDSMAMHAMAVSHVLSKVTVLEEPTAVGAAG; encoded by the coding sequence ATGCACTCCCAAGACGATTCCACGGTGAGGGGGCCGATGTTCTCCATGGGGGAGTTGCAGGGCCTGGGAATCCTGGCCCGGTCTCCCGGAGCGCTGGCCTTCCGCTCCTCGGCTGCTGTCAGGCTCCCGGCCGTGTCGGATGCTCCTTCCTTGGAGGGGCTCCAGGTGACGATGCCAGTCCCGGCCCCCATCACCGTGGAAGCCGTCCTCGAGCGCCATGAAGCGTTGAGCCGAGCAGTCGCCTCGCGAAGAGACCGCGCACCGGGCGAAGAGGTGGCCTCTGGAGATGATGTCCTCCTGGATGTCATCGGCTTCGCGAACGGAAGATTGATTCCCTTCTCCGCGCGTTCGGACTGGTGGACGGAAGCGGTGCCGGACCCGTTGTTCCCGGGGTTCTTCGAGTCGCTGCCAGGCTCCAAGGTCGGTGAGACCCTCTCGGTGGAGCTCATGCTCCCCATGGACTATCCGGTGGAGTCGCTCCGGGGCATGGCGGCGCTGTTCGCGGTGGAGCTCAAGGCCGCGCGTGAAGTGCGCCCGCTGGACGAGCAGTCCCCTGACTACTTCACCGCGCTCGGGCGAGGCGCCACGCTCGATGAGGTGATGGAGCATCTCGCCGGTGAACTCGCCGCCGAGAGGGATGCTCAAGACGTGCGCAAGTGCCAGGACGCGGTGCTGCGGGAAGTGGCGCGCCGCACGCGTACCGAGGTGCCTCGGAGTCTCGTGGAAGAGGAACTCCGCCGGCGCTGGTCAGAGGCCGAGTACCCGGTGCTGGTCCGGCTCGGAGTTCCTCCGGAGCAGATTCCCGAGGCGTTCGAGGGGTGGCTGAATGACGCGGCCACGCGGGACGAAGCGGAGTACCGGCTCCGCCTCGGGCTGAGCCTTCGGGCCATCGCCACCCATGAGCGACTCAAGCCCGTGCGCGAGGAGGCCAAGGTGTTGTTCGAGCGCCTCGCGGACAGTACTGGGATGAGCCATGAAGAGCTGGGACAACTGCTTCAGTCCAACAAGGACGTCAGGCAACGGTTCGACAGCATGGCGATGCATGCGATGGCCGTGAGCCATGTGCTGTCGAAGGTCACGGTCCTGGAGGAGCCCACGGCCGTCGGGGCGGCGGGGTAG
- a CDS encoding cyclic-phosphate processing receiver domain-containing protein, with amino-acid sequence MKVYLDDERPTPEGWIPARWPEDVIALLEGGQVAELSLDHDLGDDEHGTGYDVLLWLEEAVATRGFLPPRLRVHSANSSARRKMELAITRIERFAREA; translated from the coding sequence ATGAAGGTGTACCTCGACGATGAACGTCCGACGCCCGAGGGCTGGATTCCAGCGCGGTGGCCCGAGGATGTCATCGCGCTGCTCGAAGGTGGGCAGGTGGCCGAGCTGAGCCTCGACCACGACCTGGGAGATGATGAGCACGGCACGGGCTACGACGTGCTGCTGTGGCTCGAGGAGGCCGTGGCCACCCGAGGCTTCTTGCCCCCACGTCTCCGGGTGCACTCGGCGAACAGCTCCGCGCGGCGGAAGATGGAGCTGGCCATCACTCGCATCGAGCGCTTCGCTCGTGAGGCGTGA
- a CDS encoding 2-oxo acid dehydrogenase subunit E2, with the protein MNLDLKPAPPPGVFRKLALGAWRSPRDPSAYASLDVRMEKALEFLEAWRGRTGQRLTVTHLVAKAAADALRLHPEANVLLRWNAPSQRADVGVCVLVVQPEESGRVDLTTATVARADGLSLEAFAREMERVVGRVRSRKDVDIERGKRRSYRIPGMLMGWALRLLSFVWFTLNVDLRWVGMPRDPFGSVVVTSLGSLGLERGYVATVPYTRVPLVLAPGAVRTVPVVEAGELVPGRMMTLTCTWDARALDVEVIARVLRHVGAALESPELHWDPSSGSSGTSSLG; encoded by the coding sequence GTGAACCTCGACCTGAAGCCGGCGCCGCCACCCGGAGTCTTCCGCAAGCTCGCCCTGGGGGCCTGGCGCTCGCCGAGGGACCCGAGCGCCTATGCGTCCCTGGACGTGCGGATGGAGAAGGCGCTGGAGTTCCTCGAGGCGTGGCGGGGGCGCACGGGGCAGCGGCTCACGGTGACGCACTTGGTGGCGAAGGCGGCGGCGGATGCGCTGCGCCTGCATCCGGAGGCCAACGTGCTCCTGCGCTGGAATGCGCCCTCGCAGCGCGCCGACGTGGGCGTGTGCGTGCTCGTGGTGCAGCCCGAGGAGTCGGGGCGGGTGGACCTGACGACGGCCACGGTGGCTCGCGCGGACGGGTTGTCGTTGGAGGCGTTCGCGCGGGAGATGGAGCGCGTGGTGGGGCGGGTGCGCTCGCGCAAGGACGTGGACATCGAGCGGGGCAAGCGCCGGTCGTATCGAATCCCGGGGATGTTGATGGGGTGGGCGCTGCGGCTGTTGTCCTTCGTGTGGTTCACGTTGAACGTGGACCTCCGCTGGGTGGGGATGCCGAGAGATCCATTCGGGTCGGTGGTGGTGACGAGCCTGGGCTCGTTGGGCCTGGAGCGGGGCTACGTCGCCACGGTGCCGTACACCCGCGTGCCCTTGGTGCTGGCTCCTGGTGCCGTGAGAACGGTGCCCGTGGTGGAGGCGGGGGAACTGGTGCCAGGCAGGATGATGACGCTGACGTGCACCTGGGATGCGCGCGCGCTGGACGTGGAGGTGATTGCACGCGTGCTGCGACACGTCGGCGCGGCGCTGGAGTCTCCGGAGCTCCACTGGGACCCCTCGTCTGGTTCGTCAGGGACCTCGAGCCTGGGGTGA
- a CDS encoding PQQ-dependent sugar dehydrogenase: MRASRLLASAALVLAVSTTSACRKSQAQGTASPKDCVRVADGWGPDGTVPFTVDVVADGLEVPWGIAWLPGGDALVTERPGRIRLLKAGALQPEPVATVRITQAAEGGLLGIAAHPDFATNRQFYVYVTTDASGRDENRVERWTLSEDHTTATFDRVIFGGIPSATYHDGGRLHFGPDGMLYAGTGDARDPDRSQDVKDPAGKLLRLTPEGQVPQDNPFRGSPAYLIGLRNLQGWDWKDATTLYLADHGPSGDTMRWGRDEISLARPGANLGWPGISSCELREGQVTPSLTFADAMPPGGAALYTGASISEWTGSLLVGTLGSRHLHRVEFSSDDPARVTRHEVYLRDTYGRLREVSMGPDGHLYVTTSNCDGRGDCGPKKDLLLRLRR, encoded by the coding sequence ATGCGCGCCTCTCGCCTGCTCGCCTCCGCCGCCCTGGTGCTCGCCGTGTCCACCACCTCCGCCTGCCGCAAGAGCCAGGCGCAGGGCACCGCCTCCCCGAAGGACTGCGTGCGTGTCGCGGACGGCTGGGGCCCGGACGGCACCGTGCCCTTCACCGTGGACGTGGTCGCCGACGGCCTCGAAGTCCCCTGGGGCATCGCCTGGCTGCCCGGCGGTGACGCGCTCGTCACCGAGCGCCCCGGCCGCATCCGCCTGCTCAAGGCCGGCGCCCTCCAACCCGAGCCCGTGGCCACCGTGCGCATCACCCAGGCGGCCGAGGGCGGCCTGCTCGGCATCGCCGCGCACCCGGACTTCGCCACGAACCGCCAGTTCTACGTCTACGTCACCACCGACGCGAGCGGCCGCGACGAGAACCGCGTGGAGCGATGGACGCTCTCCGAGGACCACACCACCGCGACGTTCGACCGGGTCATCTTCGGCGGCATCCCCTCCGCGACCTACCACGACGGAGGCCGCCTGCACTTCGGCCCGGATGGGATGCTCTACGCGGGCACCGGTGATGCTCGAGACCCGGACCGCTCCCAGGACGTGAAGGACCCGGCGGGCAAGCTCTTGCGCCTCACGCCCGAGGGCCAGGTGCCCCAGGACAATCCCTTTCGAGGGTCTCCCGCATACCTCATCGGCCTGCGCAACCTTCAGGGTTGGGATTGGAAGGATGCCACCACGCTGTACCTCGCGGACCATGGACCCAGCGGCGACACGATGCGCTGGGGACGTGACGAGATAAGCCTCGCGCGTCCGGGCGCCAACCTGGGCTGGCCTGGCATCTCCTCGTGCGAGCTTCGCGAAGGGCAGGTCACTCCCTCGCTCACCTTCGCGGACGCCATGCCTCCTGGGGGCGCGGCCCTCTACACGGGCGCCTCCATCTCCGAGTGGACCGGCTCGCTGCTCGTGGGCACGCTGGGCTCACGCCACCTGCACCGCGTGGAGTTCTCCTCGGACGACCCGGCCCGAGTCACCCGCCACGAGGTGTACCTGCGCGACACGTATGGCCGCTTGCGTGAGGTGAGCATGGGGCCCGACGGCCACCTCTACGTCACCACCAGCAACTGCGACGGACGCGGCGACTGCGGGCCGAAGAAGGACCTCCTCCTCCGTTTGAGGCGCTAG
- a CDS encoding peptidylprolyl isomerase, with the protein MSSSHQGSGRGVERLLKMSPVVSTASPEALKLPTVEAPSLDGIAVLVPTPEDLTEEDLLRAFHEKRRGVASTREREKGESLELGDNVQLNIVGYCDGVLIPFSARFGMSTELAPIEAMPGFCEAIAEGGKVGESMQIALELPENYPVEALQGKPARFLVDIVGAEQVTLLPESSPEFLEKLGMGGTLDEVMNNLREELEDEVAGQLWVQAQDMVLDEVARRAPVELPKALVEEEIRRRWVQAEGQAMVEYNFDVEEQQEALRGWFTDPTTRADVERRLHIGIALKAVTEAEKLQLTPEKLEELIREHMEPFGFGAEEVAAALRETPETTKKLVELGWYLFAVEHVMNKAKVTFEGAEQG; encoded by the coding sequence GTGAGCAGCAGCCATCAAGGTTCAGGTCGGGGCGTCGAGCGCCTGTTGAAGATGAGCCCCGTGGTGAGCACCGCCTCTCCCGAGGCCCTCAAGCTCCCCACCGTGGAAGCCCCTTCCCTCGACGGGATTGCCGTCCTCGTCCCCACCCCCGAGGACTTGACCGAGGAAGACCTCCTGCGCGCCTTCCACGAGAAGCGCCGGGGCGTGGCTTCCACGCGCGAGCGTGAGAAGGGTGAGTCCCTCGAGCTGGGCGACAACGTCCAACTCAACATCGTGGGCTACTGCGACGGGGTGCTCATCCCCTTCTCCGCGCGCTTCGGCATGTCCACGGAGCTGGCCCCCATCGAGGCCATGCCCGGCTTCTGCGAGGCCATCGCCGAGGGCGGCAAGGTAGGCGAGTCCATGCAGATTGCCCTCGAGCTGCCGGAGAACTACCCGGTGGAAGCCCTCCAGGGGAAGCCCGCGCGGTTCCTGGTCGACATCGTTGGCGCCGAGCAGGTGACGCTGCTGCCAGAGTCCTCGCCCGAGTTCCTGGAGAAGCTCGGCATGGGCGGCACGCTGGACGAGGTGATGAACAACCTCCGCGAGGAGCTGGAGGACGAAGTCGCCGGCCAGCTCTGGGTGCAGGCCCAGGACATGGTGCTGGACGAGGTGGCCCGGCGCGCGCCGGTGGAGCTGCCCAAGGCGCTGGTGGAGGAGGAGATTCGCCGCCGCTGGGTCCAGGCCGAAGGCCAGGCGATGGTGGAGTACAACTTCGACGTCGAGGAGCAGCAGGAGGCACTCCGCGGCTGGTTCACGGACCCCACCACGCGCGCTGACGTCGAGCGCCGGCTGCACATCGGCATCGCGCTGAAGGCCGTCACCGAGGCCGAGAAGCTTCAGCTCACCCCGGAGAAGCTCGAGGAGCTGATTCGCGAGCACATGGAGCCCTTCGGGTTTGGCGCGGAGGAGGTCGCCGCGGCCCTGCGCGAGACGCCGGAGACGACCAAGAAGCTGGTCGAGCTGGGCTGGTACCTGTTCGCCGTCGAGCACGTGATGAACAAGGCGAAGGTCACCTTCGAGGGTGCCGAGCAGGGCTGA
- a CDS encoding type 1 glutamine amidotransferase domain-containing protein — MARIAFILADDFEDEEFRVPYDQVRQAGHEVVVIGLEAGQPLKGKQGREVVTPERAARNATSRDFDALVIPGGYSPDVLRLDIDMVGLVRDFFRADKPLAAICHAAWLLVEADIAEGRTLTSWPSLKTDLINAGARWVDREVVEDGNLITSRHPGDVWAFCEALLRQVAQGAPPPRVDVPLVQEEVWVQPLMVH; from the coding sequence ATGGCTCGCATCGCGTTCATCCTGGCCGACGACTTCGAGGACGAAGAGTTCCGCGTGCCATATGACCAGGTGAGGCAGGCAGGGCACGAAGTGGTGGTGATTGGCCTGGAGGCGGGGCAGCCCCTCAAGGGGAAGCAAGGGCGCGAGGTCGTCACACCGGAGCGGGCGGCGAGGAATGCGACGTCGCGAGACTTCGACGCGCTGGTGATTCCGGGAGGCTACTCACCGGATGTGTTGCGCCTGGACATCGACATGGTGGGGCTGGTGCGGGACTTCTTCCGCGCCGACAAGCCCTTGGCGGCCATCTGTCATGCGGCGTGGTTGTTGGTGGAGGCGGACATCGCGGAGGGGAGGACCCTCACGTCGTGGCCGTCGCTGAAGACAGACCTCATCAACGCGGGCGCGCGGTGGGTGGACCGGGAGGTGGTGGAGGACGGCAATCTCATCACCTCGCGCCACCCGGGGGATGTCTGGGCATTCTGCGAGGCGCTGCTGCGTCAGGTGGCGCAAGGCGCCCCTCCTCCGCGAGTGGATGTGCCGCTCGTGCAGGAAGAGGTCTGGGTCCAGCCCCTCATGGTGCATTGA
- a CDS encoding DUF1684 domain-containing protein has protein sequence MTPLALALSVALHAAPSPKSTPPTKPPAKSMTAPSTTEDLASSTRAWHEQRLQRLQAEDGWLSLVGLFWLKEGEQTAGSAPDNALDFPDNTPAKLGTFTRKGNTATFQPAPGVQLTRSGQPFTGGELKSDEKGSPDVVQLGSLNFHVIQRGDKLGVRVKDSESPARKQFHGIPTYPASAAWKVTARFEPATTPRTLQVPNVLGTTEEMKAPGTLVFTVDGKEYRLTPVEDGSDKLFVIFADETNRDSTYGAGRFLYADMPKDGQVVLDFNRAYNPPCAFTRFATCPLPPRGNRLALRVEAGEKRYGDH, from the coding sequence ATGACGCCCCTTGCCCTGGCCCTGTCCGTCGCTCTCCATGCCGCGCCCTCTCCCAAGTCCACCCCACCCACCAAGCCCCCCGCCAAGAGCATGACCGCCCCCTCGACGACCGAAGACCTCGCCTCCTCCACCCGCGCCTGGCACGAGCAGCGCCTCCAGCGCCTCCAGGCCGAGGACGGCTGGCTCTCCCTCGTCGGCCTCTTCTGGCTCAAGGAAGGCGAGCAGACCGCCGGCTCCGCCCCCGACAACGCGCTCGACTTCCCCGACAACACGCCTGCGAAGCTCGGCACCTTCACCCGCAAGGGCAACACCGCCACCTTCCAGCCCGCCCCCGGCGTGCAGCTCACCCGCAGCGGCCAGCCCTTCACGGGCGGCGAGCTGAAGTCGGATGAGAAGGGCTCCCCGGATGTCGTGCAGCTCGGCAGCCTCAACTTCCACGTCATCCAGCGAGGCGACAAGCTGGGTGTGCGCGTGAAGGACTCCGAGTCTCCCGCTCGCAAGCAGTTCCACGGCATCCCCACGTACCCCGCCAGCGCCGCGTGGAAGGTCACCGCGCGCTTCGAGCCCGCCACCACGCCGCGCACCCTCCAGGTGCCCAACGTGCTCGGCACCACGGAGGAGATGAAGGCCCCCGGCACCCTCGTCTTCACGGTGGACGGCAAGGAGTACCGCCTCACGCCCGTGGAGGACGGCTCCGACAAGCTCTTCGTCATCTTCGCGGATGAGACCAACCGCGACTCCACCTACGGCGCGGGCCGCTTCCTCTACGCGGACATGCCGAAGGATGGACAGGTGGTGCTCGACTTCAACCGCGCCTACAACCCGCCCTGCGCCTTCACCCGCTTCGCCACGTGCCCGCTCCCCCCGCGCGGCAACCGCCTGGCCCTCCGCGTGGAAGCCGGTGAGAAGCGCTACGGCGACCACTGA